A single genomic interval of Melanotaenia boesemani isolate fMelBoe1 chromosome 4, fMelBoe1.pri, whole genome shotgun sequence harbors:
- the foxe1 gene encoding forkhead box protein E1, whose translation MTMPVVKVEKDSPAGTTLPSSNPTPQTEEQPRGRRRKRPLQRGKPPYSYIALISMAIANSPDRKLTLGGIYKFITERFPFYRDNSKKWQNSIRHNLTLNDCFIKIPREPGRPGKGNYWALDPNAEDMFESGSFLRRRKRFKRCDLSTYASYMHETPVFSPVQITRSAAYTNSVYSNMTVSPTYGQQLPSAYYPSSSPPGFGHGQTRMFSINNIIGHPTTASMLTGQAAEVMQQPSRSFSPEGLPNGSSPCGLGAPGFQSQPCGGAVPPRSSTHPGFTYSGSNSHPHHQAHQSSYGQGHTQGYAAAGRIHTSAHGHAEMVDHYGRVSPVQLGSFSQYNSTVGPVASTGGYLRHPTYPGNMDRFVPAI comes from the coding sequence ATGACAATGCCAGTGGTCAAAGTGGAGAAAGACTCTCCAGCAGGCACCACCTTGCCGTCATCCAATCCTACACCGCAGACAGAGGAGCAGCCCCGAGGTCGAAGGAGGAAGAGACCCCTCCAGCGAGGGAAACCACCGTACAGCTATATTGCACTCATTTCTATGGCTATAGCCAACTCCCCTGACCGCAAACTGACTCTGGGGGGCATCTACAAATTCATCACAGAGCGCTTCCCTTTCTACAGAGACAATTCAAAGAAGTGGCAAAACTCCATTCGTCACAACCTGACTCTCAATGATTGCTTTATCAAGATCCCTCGAGAGCCGGGAAGGCCTGGGAAGGGCAACTACTGGGCACTGGACCCAAACGCAGAGGACATGTTTGAGAGTGGCAGCTTTTTGAGACGCAGGAAGAGGTTTAAACGCTGTGACTTGAGCACTTATGCTTCATATATGCATGAGACGCCAGTTTTCTCTCCTGTCCAGATTACAAGATCAGCAGCATACACCAACTCAGTCTACTCCAACATGACAGTAAGTCCAACCTACGGACAGCAGCTTCCCTCTGCCTATTACCCCTCTTCCTCACCTCCAGGGTTTGGCCATGGTCAAACTCGCATGTTCAGCATCAATAACATCATAGGACACCCAACCACTGCAAGCATGCTGACAGGTCAGGCAGCAGAGGTGATGCAGCAGCCCAGCCGGAGCTTCAGTCCTGAGGGGCTTCCAAATGGATCCAGCCCCTGTGGCCTGGGAGCCCCAGGTTTCCAGAGTCAGCCATGTGGGGGAGCTGTGCCACCTCGCTCCTCCACACATCCAGGCTTCACTTACTCTGGATCAAACAGCCATCCACACCATCAAGCCCACCAAAGCTCATATGGACAGGGTCACACTCAGGGGTATGCAGCAGCTGGCCGGATCCACACCTCAGCTCACGGCCATGCAGAAATGGTGGACCATTACGGCAGGGTCTCCCCAGTCCAGCTGGGCTCTTTCTCCCAGTACAACAGCACAGTAGGTCCTGTTGCCAGCACTGGCGGATATCTGAGACACCCAACATACCCAGGGAACATGGACCGGTTTGTGCCTGCCATTTAA
- the spag5 gene encoding sperm-associated antigen 5, giving the protein MSSRKPSSRGGGLPFGRYGQRIPLGSLDNEIECVSSKFKSKSQLDAVKMTMDDIALCDSDPHLHSPPFTKGKLTNPSDTTQTAYGIGDVTFKSFICAGGEVEISESSVSGEESIILPEDVGLCNIETQDTVIFHSMMEQSCCDHKEHPYFNPDGKELLDSEVSVSEIPNTTLSFDEVEDKQGIQDFHTDCSGEKLVTWKSFVCDGGEVELSDASRLQDDTIPLPIADPSDPSEDNSINSTYNSDDHALLIQKEHADHPYCISENGIVPVITSFSVPANGSVETDDGLWDVTFKTIDCTGGEVEISEETKLSHETVLLPVNHSVAISESYNYSMNPSMLASDHDLQNVTQHLDHPYYDFKNDSSPRGNLVTAQVPLPCTNEAVEVKQTSVMVPDNQGGTGKLVTSHSFTKAAGEAEKSDIQLSEETFLPCQNQDVNCQPLTDNVSAPLTGDHIQDENEQPDKHSVLVDAELVINSGSPVTKTSSEVLDNEIVKFPVHEMSEISTYKDSMLPSVVHRADVSDWCHLASAESPAREVQQLLDCVTQVCSTSGPSDSSEAKDSALGSSSNGPIIYNSAEKPEKQDAQEHLQQHEVLKMLSNCPSIASALELGILSPIVKKASLSLLKAHGDPAQDQFLVDYSALEDDKSFVAPVNSDPAGLLAEIMESPMPRPLFNSTAVSVKPQPGSATEQNEDLGRKLCAAPRSVVEKPVLDNPLVPEAQLHQFRQMVELLVSACGKMGPAVFSVSAPPPSESLAPPQRVPPLESHSVCVGTSPVKLTERSLNTSGLFERKREFSVVDSCTVTDPLLWNLPPGSLECLPRQELEERLRSSMIMVEALAQQLAAARTQRCLSAGPAPSDLREKLVQTDHTELSQTTMYRELYTEALRRINELELDESSLQSVMQCMQDTRVTMALLSSNTDASLSNLKEMDDIVREDHQSLISHYGHMKSLLEKSTETQTRMMEKVKEVLQQRHEMRAQMEEAFTAKEAAFSAMEQLRKHCAKEISALEESVGSQQELLATLNQTYPEQVELNKVCAGTLRSASELLSQTMDEHSNLMIELCTVRSLLQKTAPTLMMLNEKAADAIRERDEHISARDQADKEREQIEEELNETHSSLQNARQQIGDLNLQVTILTSEMGVLRQKLTEKEEETGQLERKATELSATVSSTLASYTFLEQALAAETTKLQQSWKDIHQANERADTLEASLRESEQRVSDLSQALAQSEEQLSQLQTVSQSQSLQIQQLQDACAQLSGVWEMNEFLQMENELAREQVSESEHMLRTNLQGLRERNVQCEDLKREISKLQLENTTLHEEMETTRSTAEATQLELEEKIAQAVTEITLLHHTLRGVASELHAALNDQTQDLQKDKESQLLHAAACHQPSSSFVSSVMVALTTENEEDMKTDPPAGSDTPELQSETLFSETSAFTRIAPPNPKENLIAVEVEEDEEQSSVTELLSGLGSTVTELTGMLKLVQRHKDAQLQELHSTIYGLQVEQQAANNRHQAEVFELKSQLSRLNTVVERGNQALQQKAQDEKTLTKLMADVQEAQEILNKHKTDNSDLRKDVIELRRALQQSKVETQFLREELRKAGGQSANPVDYMEEKIQLLKEMERLRASLQDAEQARVKLLERAKRHQIIHQTNQQKSENELQILNSMINKVRETLLSLPEVVKKCEQLQQLVQYIG; this is encoded by the exons ATGTCTTCCAGAAAGCCAAGTTCAAGAGGGGGAGGCTTG CCCTTTGGCAGATATGGACAACGTATCCCTCTTGGAAGCCTGGACAATGAGATTGAGTGTGTGTCATCAAAGTTCAAATCAAAATCACAGCTGGATGCTGTGAAAATGACAATG GATGACATTGCTCTCTGTGACTCAGATCCCCACTTACACTCGCCTCCATTTACCAAAGGGAAATTAACTAATCCCTCTGATACTACCCAGACGGCGTATGGGATTGGAGATGTAACGTTTAAATCCTTTATTTGCGCTGGTGGAGAAGTTGAGATTTCCGAATCTTCAGTTTCTGGAGAAGAGAGTATAATTTTGCCTGAAGACGTTGGTTTGTGCAACATAGAAACACAAGATACAGTCATCTTTCACAGCATGATGGAACAGTCATGCTGTGATCATAAAGAGCACCCCTATTTCAATCCTGATGGGAAAGAGCTACTTGACAGTGAAGTGAGTGTCAGTGAAATTCCCAACACTACACTCTCCTTTGATGAGGTGGAGGATAAACAAGGCATCCAAGATTTTCACACTGATTGTAGTGGAGAGAAACTTGTCACTTGGAAATCCTTTGTCTGTGATGGAGGAGAGGTGGAACTTTCAGATGCCTCCAGACTACAGGATGACACCATTCCTCTGCCCATCGCAGATCCTAGTGATCCATCTGAAGACAACAGTATAAATTCAACTTACAACTCTGATGACCATGCTCTGCTTATTCAAAAGGAACATGCTGATCATCCATACTGTATCAGTGAAAATGGGATTGTTCCTGTCATCACATCCTTCTCTGTACCAGCAAATGGGTCTGTAGAGACTGATGATGGGCTGTGGGATGTAACCTTTAAAACAATTGACTGTACTGGAGGTGAGGTAGAAATTTCAGAGGAAACTAAACTTTCACACGAGACTGTCCTTTTACCAGTTAACCATAGTGTTGCCATCAGTGAGTCATACAATTACAGTATGAATCCAAGCATGTTAGCTAGTGACCATGATTTGCAAAATGTTACTCAACACTTGGATCATCCCTACTATGACTTTAAAAATGATTCCTCACCACGTGGCAACCTTGTCACTGCTCAAGTACCCTTGCCATGTACTAATGAAGCTGTAGAAGTTAAACAGACAAGTGTGATGGTACCTGACAACCAGGGAGGCACAGGGAAGCTTGTTACATCCCACTCTTTCACTAAAGCTGCAGGTGAGGCTGAAAAATCAGATATCCAGTTATCAGAGGAGACCTTTCTTCCATGTCAGAACCAGGATGTAAACTGTCAACCCCTGACTGACAATGTGTCTGCTCCACTTACAGGGGATCATATTCAAGATGAAAATGAACAACCAGATAAGCACTCTGTATTGGTTGATGCTGAGTTAGTAATTAATAGTGGATCTCCTGTGACAAAGACATCTTCAGAAGTTTTGGATAATGAAATTGTTAAATTTCCTGTGCATGAAATGTCAGAGATTTCAACATATAAGGACAGTATGTTGCCTTCAGTGGTccatagagctgatgtgtctgACTGGTGCCATCTTGCATCAGCAGAGAGCCCTGCACGTGAAGTGCAGCAGCTTTTGGATTGTGTAACACAAGTGTGCTCCACAAGTGGACCCTCTGACTCCAGTGAAGCAAAAGACAGTGCTCTTGGTTCATCGTCTAATGGTCCCATTATTTATAACTCTGCAGAGAAACCTGAGAAGCAGGATGCACAGGAACATCTTCAACAGCATGAGGTTTTGAAAATGCTGTCGAACTGCCCCTCAATTGCCTCAGCCTTGGAGTTAGGAATACTCAGTCCCATTGTCAAGAAAGCATCTTTGTCTTTGTTAAAGGCTCATGGGGACCCAGCTCAAGACCAGTTTTTGGTTGATTATTCTGCTCTTGAGGATGACAAAAGCTTTGTGGCTCCAGTTAACAGTGACCCTGCTGGGTTATTGGCAGAAATCATGGAGAGCCCCATGCCTCGTCCTCTGTTCAACTCCACAGCAGTAAGTGTGAAACCCCAACCAGGCTCAGCCACAGAACAGAATGAGGATCTGGGAAGGAAGCTCTGTGCAGCGCCTCGGTCTGTAGTTGAAAAGCCTGTTTTGGATAACCCTCTGGTTCCTGAGGCTCAACTTCATCAGTTTCGGCAGATGGTAGAGCTCCTCGTATCGGCATGTGGAAAGATGGGTCCTGctgttttctctgtctctgctcCACCACCTAGCGAATCTTTGGCCCCCCCACAGCGAGTGCCTCCACTAGAATCCCACAGTGTTTGTGTGGGCACCAGCCCTGTGAAATTGACCGAGCGCAGTCTAAATACATCTGGCCTGTTTGAGAGAAAGCGGGAATTCTCTGTGGTTGATTCCTGCACTGTGACTGACCCCCTCTTGTGGAA TTTGCCTCCTGGCAGCTTGGAGTGTTTACCCAGACAGGAGCTGGAGGAGAGGCTAAGGTCTAGCATGATCATGGTTGAGGCCCTGGCACAACAGTTGGCTGCAGCCAGGacacaaagatgtctgtctgcAGGCCCTGCTCCTTCAGACCTCAGGGAGAAACTAGTACAGACGGACCACACAGAACTCAGCCAG ACCACAATGTACAGAGAGCTGTACACTGAGGCTCTGAGGAGGATTAATGAGTTGGAGCTCGATGAAAGTTCTCTGCAGAGCGTCATGCAGTGTATGCAAGACACGAGGGTTACTATG GCTTTATTGAGTAGTAATACAGACGCCTCTCTCTCTAACCTGAAAGAAATGGATGACATTGTCAGAGAGGACCATCAAAGCCTCATTtcacat TATGGACACATGAAGTCTCTACTTGAAAAATCAACGGAGACACAGACACGAATGATGGAGAAGGTAAAAGAAGTTCTTCAGCAAAGACATGAGATGAGGGCTCAGATGGAAGAGGCCTTCACAGCTAAGGAGGCT GCCTTCAGTGCGATGGAACAACTAAGGAAACACTGTGCCAAAGAAATTTCAGCACTGGAAGAGAGTGTCGGGTCTCAACAAGAGCTCTTGGCTACTCTTAACCAAACCTATCCAGAACAG GTTGAACTAAACAAAGTCTGTGCTGGAACATTGAGGTCAGCCTCTGAACTTTTGTCCCAAACCATGGATGAGCACTCCAATTTGATGATTGAA CTCTGCACAGTCCGGAGCCTTCTGCAGAAGACTGCTCCCACCCTAATGATGCTGAATGAGAAGGCAGCTGATGCTATAAGAGAGAGGGATGAACATATATCTGCGAGAGACCAAGCTGATAAGGAGCGAGAGCAG ATTGAAGAAGAACTGAATGAAACCCATTCAAGTCTCCAAAATGCCAGACAACAGATTGGTGATTTAAATCTGCAGGTGACAATTCTGACATCAG AGATGGGTGTTCTGCGACAGAAGCTaacagagaaagaagaggagacagGTCAGCTAGAGAGGAAGGCAACAGAGTTGTCAGCCACTGTTTCCTCCACGCTGGCATCCTACACGTTCTTGGAGCAGGCATTAGCTGCTGAGACGACAAA GTTGCAGCAGTCATGGAAAGACATCCATCAAGCTAATGAGAGGGCAGATAC GTTGGAGGCATCTCTGCGTGAATCAGAGCAACGTGTGTCTGACTTGAGTCAGGCTCTGGCTCAGAGTGAAGAGCAGCTCAGTCAGCTGCAGACCGTCTCACAGTCTCAGAGTCTGCAGATCCAGCAGCTACAGGATGCTTGTGCACAACTCAGCGGCGTGTGGGAAATGAATGAG TTTCTGCAGATGGAGAATGAGTTGGCAAGGGAGCAGGTGTCTGAGAGTGAGCATATGCTGAGGACAAACCTGCAGGGGCTTCGGGAGAGGAACGTCCAGTGTGAAGacctaaaaagagaaattagTAAACTTCA ACTTGAGAACACGACCTTGCATGAAGAGATGGAAACCACAAGATCCACAGCTGAAGCAACCCAGCTGGAGCTCGAGGAGAAGATTGCTCAGGCCGTCACTGAAATCACGTTGCTGCATCACACACTGCGAGGAGTGGCCAGTGAGCTACATGCTGCTCTCAATGACCAG acacaagaCTTACAGAAGGATAAAGAGTCTCAGCTGCTTCATGCTGCGGCGTGCCATCAGCCATCCAGCTCCTTCGTCAGCAGCGTTATGGTGGCGTTAACCACCGAGAATGAGGAAGACATGAAAACAGACCCACCTGCTGGATCAG ACACGCCTGAGCTGCAGAGTGAAACTTTGTTCAGTGAGACGAGCGCCTTCACCCGCATTGCACCCCCCAATCCAAAAGAGAACTTGATTGCAGTTGAGGTTGAGGAAGACGAGGAGCAGAGCAGCGTGACGGAGCTGCTCTCTGGCCTGGGCAGCACCGTCACAGAGCTCACCGGCATGCTGAAGTTGGTGCAGCGGCATAAAGACGCCCAGCTGCAGGAGCTGCACAGCACCAT CTATGGCCTGCAGGTGGAGCAACAGGCTGCAAACAACAGACATCAGGCTGAAGTGTTCGAGCTGAAGAGTCAACTCAGCCGCCTAAATACCGTGGTCGAAAGAGGAAATCAGGCTCTGCAGCAGAAAGCTCAG gATGAGAAAACTTTGACTAAATTGATGGCAGATGTTCAAGAGGCCCAGGAAATTCTAAATAAACACAAGACTGACAACAGT GACTTGCGAAAGGATGTGATTGAACTTCGTCGTGCCCTTCAGCAGTCAAAGGTTGAAACCCAGTTCCTGCGAGAGGAGTTGAGGAAAGCTGGTGGCCAGTCAGCTAACCCAGTAGATTACATGGAGGAAAAGATCCAGTTACTGAAGGAG ATGGAGAGACTGAGGGCAAGTCTTCAGGATGCAGAGCAGGCCAGAGTTAAACTCCTTGAAAGAGCAAAGAGACAT CAAATCATTCATCAGACAAACCAgcagaaaagtgaaaatgagCTTCAGATTTTAAACAGCATGATCAATAAAGTCAGGGAG ACTCTGCTGTCTTTGCCAGAGGTTGTGAAGAAGTGcgagcagctccagcagctggtCCAGTACATCGGCTGA
- the trmo gene encoding tRNA (adenine(37)-N6)-methyltransferase isoform X1 — MTPLCDCCGEYINKLNEQVSVMRKEIKNLRQMLDSAVRAHRKHLVSVQAAVSKINLSNDEKERNHLPSPQTALEQGHIQTVPIGYISSCFSMKNGTPRQPTVCGPSRGELRIKQSVFNNPEHALVGLEQFSHVWILFLFHKNGHLSCKAKVKPPRLNGQRVGVYSTRSPHRPNALGLTLAKLDRIEGDTLHLSGIDMIAGTPVLDIKPYIPEYDSPDTRINLDLEQFESNTDQPTATPLLVNREVTMSNLDKVLETENADVEILFSKDKSETDVSFTHSSSASEQLFLPKDLYSVLEEVEAFMIQDDISQHGCEGKSRLSESAKRKQTALAMDHPCYGEEACATIAGWIKEPPVASLDVRFTPHAERQLAEFVPTHLTGLLESDRPRFKFLHSSEEAAAAIKGVLSADPRSVYRRTRCRDRLFFFTLDTADITCWFGHGFAEVLQVRPVERHIVSV, encoded by the exons ATGACTCCGTTGTGTGATTGCTGTGGCGAGTATATTAATAAACTAAACGAGCAGGTGTCTGTGATGCGGAAAGAAATCAAGAACCTAAG GCAGATGCTGGACAGTGCTGTTAGAGCTCATCGCAAACATCTAGTATCTGTTCAGGCTGCTGTGTCAAAGATTAATCTCTCTAATGATGAGAAGGAAAGAAACCATTTACCATCACCACAGACAGCATTAGAGCAAG GACACATCCAGACGGTGCCAATTGGTTACATTAGTTCctgtttttccatgaaaaatggGACACCCAGACAGCCCACCGTGTGTGGTCCCTCGCGGGGAGAACTACGGATTAAACAGAGTGTGTTCAACAACCCCGAGCATGCCCTGGTGGGCTTAGAGCAGTTCTCCCATGTCTG gatcctttttctctttcataaaAATGGGCACCTGAGCTGTAAAGCCAAAGTGAAGCCTCCCCGACTGAACGGACAGCGAGTTGGTGTGTATTCGACACGCAGTCCACACAGACCAAATGCTTTGGGTCTAACGCTGGCGAAGTTGGACAGAATTGAAG GTGATACGCTACATCTGTCTGGCATTGATATGATTGCTGGCACACCAGTCCTGGACATCAAACCTTACATTCCAGAGTATGACTCCCCTGACACCAGGATTAATTTGGATTTAGAACAATTTGAATCGAACACAGACCAACCAACTGCAACCCCTCTTTTGGTAAATAGGGAGGTGACCATGTCAAACCTTGACAAAGTCTTGGAAACGGAGAATGCTGATGTGGAGATCCTCTTCTCAAAAGACAAATCTGAAACTGACGTTTCTTTTACACATTCATCCAGTGCCAGTGAGCAGCTTTTTCTGCCCAAAGATCTTTACAGTGTGTTAGAGGAAGTTGAGGCCTTTATGATCCAAGATGACATCTCACAACATGGTTGTGAGGGCAAGTCTAGATTGTCTGAGTctgctaaaagaaaacagacagcaCTGGCCATGGACCACCCCTGCTATGGAGAGGAAGCCTGTGCAACTATTGCTGGCTGGATCAAAGAGCCCCCTGTTGCAAGCCTGGATGTTCGCTTCACCCCCCATGCTGAGAGGCAGCTGGCAGAATTTGTTCCCACACACCTGACAG GACTTCTCGAAAGTGACAGACCCAGATTTAAGTTTCTGCACAGCTCAGAGGAGGCTGCTGCTGCCATCAAGGGGGTTCTGTCAGCAGACCCCAGGTCAGTGTATCGGAGGACTCGCTGCAGAGACAGACTATTTTTCTTCACCCTTGACACAGCTGACATCACCTGCTGGTTTGGACATGGTTTTGCTGAGGTACTGCAGGTCCGACCTGTTGAGCGCCACATTGTCTCAGTGTGA
- the trmo gene encoding tRNA (adenine(37)-N6)-methyltransferase isoform X2 yields the protein MTPLCDCCGEYINKLNEQVSVMRKEIKNLRQMLDSAVRAHRKHLVSVQAAVSKINLSNDEKERNHLPSPQTALEQGHIQTVPIGYISSCFSMKNGTPRQPTVCGPSRGELRIKQSVFNNPEHALVGLEQFSHVWILFLFHKNGHLSCKAKVKPPRLNGQRVGVYSTRSPHRPNALGLTLAKLDRIEGDTLHLSGIDMIAGTPVLDIKPYIPEEVTMSNLDKVLETENADVEILFSKDKSETDVSFTHSSSASEQLFLPKDLYSVLEEVEAFMIQDDISQHGCEGKSRLSESAKRKQTALAMDHPCYGEEACATIAGWIKEPPVASLDVRFTPHAERQLAEFVPTHLTGLLESDRPRFKFLHSSEEAAAAIKGVLSADPRSVYRRTRCRDRLFFFTLDTADITCWFGHGFAEVLQVRPVERHIVSV from the exons ATGACTCCGTTGTGTGATTGCTGTGGCGAGTATATTAATAAACTAAACGAGCAGGTGTCTGTGATGCGGAAAGAAATCAAGAACCTAAG GCAGATGCTGGACAGTGCTGTTAGAGCTCATCGCAAACATCTAGTATCTGTTCAGGCTGCTGTGTCAAAGATTAATCTCTCTAATGATGAGAAGGAAAGAAACCATTTACCATCACCACAGACAGCATTAGAGCAAG GACACATCCAGACGGTGCCAATTGGTTACATTAGTTCctgtttttccatgaaaaatggGACACCCAGACAGCCCACCGTGTGTGGTCCCTCGCGGGGAGAACTACGGATTAAACAGAGTGTGTTCAACAACCCCGAGCATGCCCTGGTGGGCTTAGAGCAGTTCTCCCATGTCTG gatcctttttctctttcataaaAATGGGCACCTGAGCTGTAAAGCCAAAGTGAAGCCTCCCCGACTGAACGGACAGCGAGTTGGTGTGTATTCGACACGCAGTCCACACAGACCAAATGCTTTGGGTCTAACGCTGGCGAAGTTGGACAGAATTGAAG GTGATACGCTACATCTGTCTGGCATTGATATGATTGCTGGCACACCAGTCCTGGACATCAAACCTTACATTCCAGA GGAGGTGACCATGTCAAACCTTGACAAAGTCTTGGAAACGGAGAATGCTGATGTGGAGATCCTCTTCTCAAAAGACAAATCTGAAACTGACGTTTCTTTTACACATTCATCCAGTGCCAGTGAGCAGCTTTTTCTGCCCAAAGATCTTTACAGTGTGTTAGAGGAAGTTGAGGCCTTTATGATCCAAGATGACATCTCACAACATGGTTGTGAGGGCAAGTCTAGATTGTCTGAGTctgctaaaagaaaacagacagcaCTGGCCATGGACCACCCCTGCTATGGAGAGGAAGCCTGTGCAACTATTGCTGGCTGGATCAAAGAGCCCCCTGTTGCAAGCCTGGATGTTCGCTTCACCCCCCATGCTGAGAGGCAGCTGGCAGAATTTGTTCCCACACACCTGACAG GACTTCTCGAAAGTGACAGACCCAGATTTAAGTTTCTGCACAGCTCAGAGGAGGCTGCTGCTGCCATCAAGGGGGTTCTGTCAGCAGACCCCAGGTCAGTGTATCGGAGGACTCGCTGCAGAGACAGACTATTTTTCTTCACCCTTGACACAGCTGACATCACCTGCTGGTTTGGACATGGTTTTGCTGAGGTACTGCAGGTCCGACCTGTTGAGCGCCACATTGTCTCAGTGTGA